One stretch of Muribaculum intestinale DNA includes these proteins:
- a CDS encoding sensor histidine kinase — MIKNIPDNSEPSARQQRLVKIITQFLIVAMIFILPEVLMTTNHHHHNAWPWRMYIKSALYIAVFFLNYYVIIDRCLPRPRGFVKLLGWNIIVIILFLAIILITAPPRGMPPHHHAPYVADDTIRPWLRVVSISVRDIIMVILTIGLSLAMKLSDYWMKIRQQKQEIETLRQHDELESLKRQLNPHFLFNTLNSIYALIAISPDKAQKAIHVLSKMLRYVLYENAPTVQLDDELSFISSYIELMRMRLGIGMPIKVTLSNDSPELRVAPLIFISPVENAFKHGNTGMPDAFVDIDITCRQGIIIASFANRCAISDATNYSETDKGHGIGDANLRRRLTLIYGEKALIDTTVQDGIYKVCMTIDLRDTDDI, encoded by the coding sequence TTGATAAAAAATATTCCTGACAACAGCGAACCATCGGCCAGACAGCAACGCCTGGTGAAGATAATCACCCAGTTTCTGATTGTAGCCATGATATTCATCCTGCCGGAAGTGCTGATGACGACCAATCACCACCACCATAATGCATGGCCATGGCGCATGTATATCAAGTCGGCATTATATATAGCGGTATTTTTTCTAAACTATTACGTAATAATCGACCGCTGCCTGCCACGTCCAAGAGGATTTGTAAAGCTATTGGGATGGAACATAATAGTAATCATACTGTTTTTGGCAATAATACTGATAACAGCACCTCCACGAGGAATGCCGCCACACCATCATGCCCCATATGTTGCCGATGACACCATCCGTCCATGGCTTAGAGTAGTGTCCATATCAGTGCGCGACATAATAATGGTTATTCTCACCATCGGCCTCAGCCTGGCAATGAAACTAAGCGACTACTGGATGAAGATTCGACAGCAAAAGCAGGAAATAGAAACCCTACGGCAGCACGATGAACTTGAAAGCCTTAAACGACAGCTTAACCCACACTTTCTGTTCAACACTCTCAACTCCATATATGCACTGATTGCCATCAGCCCCGACAAGGCTCAGAAAGCCATACATGTACTAAGCAAGATGTTGCGATACGTACTATATGAAAATGCACCGACAGTACAGCTCGACGACGAACTGTCGTTCATAAGCAGCTATATCGAGCTGATGCGCATGCGTCTCGGCATAGGGATGCCAATAAAAGTGACTCTTAGCAATGACTCTCCGGAGCTACGGGTTGCACCGCTGATATTCATATCTCCAGTCGAGAATGCATTCAAACATGGCAATACAGGAATGCCCGACGCGTTTGTCGATATTGACATCACTTGCCGCCAAGGCATAATAATAGCCAGTTTTGCAAACCGATGTGCGATATCTGACGCCACCAATTACTCGGAAACCGACAAAGGCCACGGAATAGGTGACGCCAATCTCCGGCGAC
- a CDS encoding ISAs1 family transposase, which produces MQIEIFSKVKDPRDLGKVKHELEDVLRMALIGVLCDCEDCDDISDMVTDREEEFKAAGLLKLSNGVPCGDTILRVVESVNPAQLRASLDCCRGHIIESLCGNQVIIDGKKLRGENPRSPGCHGLYILNAWVSETEICVAEKPVDGKTNELTVLPSVLSSLWLTGALVSVDAMGTHRNIAEQIILQGGDYLMALKDNQPILKGLTESIFSRTTPISVYTTEEKGHGRVEKRTCSIMDTTLLEQEGMYEKWPGLKRIIKMERERTENGARSRETIYYLSSVEKDEASYYAMRIRAHWGIENKLHWHLDVTFREDMCRVRAKNGAVNFSAMRKYALEMLKKQNDKLSLKRRRKKCMWSTEYLYKVFKDS; this is translated from the coding sequence ATGCAAATAGAAATTTTCAGCAAAGTAAAAGACCCGCGTGACTTGGGCAAGGTTAAACATGAGCTCGAGGATGTGCTCCGAATGGCACTCATCGGCGTGTTGTGTGATTGTGAGGACTGTGACGACATATCGGATATGGTTACAGACCGAGAGGAAGAATTCAAGGCCGCCGGATTGCTGAAGCTTAGCAACGGCGTCCCGTGTGGTGACACGATACTTCGTGTTGTAGAGTCTGTCAATCCCGCTCAGCTCCGGGCAAGTCTTGATTGCTGCCGAGGCCACATAATCGAATCCCTGTGCGGCAATCAGGTCATCATTGACGGTAAGAAACTGCGGGGTGAAAATCCCAGGAGTCCCGGATGCCACGGACTGTATATCCTCAATGCGTGGGTATCTGAAACAGAAATCTGCGTTGCCGAAAAGCCGGTGGATGGCAAGACCAACGAACTTACGGTTCTGCCGTCCGTATTGTCCTCTTTATGGCTTACAGGGGCATTGGTTTCAGTCGACGCAATGGGGACCCACCGTAATATCGCAGAACAGATCATACTCCAGGGCGGCGACTATCTGATGGCGCTTAAAGACAATCAGCCGATACTCAAGGGCTTGACGGAAAGTATCTTTAGTCGCACTACTCCAATATCGGTATACACAACCGAGGAAAAGGGGCACGGAAGAGTTGAGAAGAGAACCTGTTCAATTATGGATACGACACTTTTGGAACAGGAGGGAATGTACGAGAAGTGGCCCGGTCTTAAACGTATCATAAAGATGGAGCGTGAGCGTACTGAGAACGGTGCCCGCTCGCGTGAAACAATCTACTATCTCAGCAGCGTGGAGAAAGATGAGGCTTCTTACTATGCGATGCGTATTCGTGCGCACTGGGGTATCGAGAACAAACTGCACTGGCATCTCGACGTGACGTTTCGGGAAGATATGTGCCGCGTACGCGCCAAGAATGGCGCTGTCAATTTTTCAGCGATGCGCAAGTATGCATTGGAAATGCTTAAAAAGCAGAACGATAAACTCAGCCTTAAACGAAGACGCAAAAAATGTATGTGGAGCACTGAATATCTGTACAAAGTCTTTAAGGATAGTTAA